From the genome of Nicotiana sylvestris chromosome 1, ASM39365v2, whole genome shotgun sequence:
ATTCAAGTTAATGGTATTCCTGATGTTAAACTTTGGCATATAAGATTAGGACACCTCCCATTTTCAGCAATAAAATATTTAGATTTTCTTCATTGTAAGCTAAATTCTGAGTTTATATGTATGTTTGTCATAAGGCTAAGCAAACCAGGAATCCTTTTTCTGTCAGTAGCAGAAAATCCAAGCATATATTTGAACTTATACATGTAGATACATGGGGACCTTATAAGTCAAATACGTATAATGgattcagatatttccttactatAGTAGATGACTATAGTAGAGGAACATGGGCATTTTTATTAAGTGCAAAAAGCAATGCTTTTCCAATGCTTAAATCTTTTCTGTGTATGATTGAAAGGCAATTCAATGTGAAAGTCAGAATGATAAGATCTAACAACGCATTAGAATTGGGAAAAGGTATGCAAGAGGCAGCTTTCTTAGCTTCggaaggaattctacaccaactATCTTGTGTAGCAACTCCTCAACATAATGGAATTGTTGAAAGGAAGCATAAACACCTTTTAGAGATTGCAAGAGGGTTAATGTTTCAATCCAAGCTACATATGTCCTATTAGGGTGAATCTACCCTAACTGCCACACATCTTATTAATAGGATGTCTTCTAGTGTTCTTAAAGGAAAGACACCATATGGGGTTTTATTTCAAGAGAAACCTAAGTATGATCATTTATGGAATTTTGGATGTCTCTGTTATGCCTCaacaatagttaaatgaataaaagaaaaataaataaacaacagtctataatttttctacaatttctgcagtaTAATGTATGTtatgtcttctttttcttcttcttcgagtttcaatatgaaattcagccaaaaccaagtctaatcttcaccaaaacccttcaaaattgagatataaactccaaaccatattcccaattattttcaacaatacccaatccaaacaaatagtgatttttgaaaacccaaattcgaattcaaagctttttaatggctgtcaatggtggaattgctgctctcttttccttttgctttgtatttgatttctataattttttcgaATGTATCAATCATTAATTGATGTGCTATTGTAGAAATCAATAGACTATAACTCGCATCCTCATCGACTACAATGTCATCGACCTGAAATTCTCTAAATCTCCCATagctatcccaattcccattcagttGTAGCATAATTGAGATTTTGGACATAATTGCATTTGTTGCAGAAGAATTATAGAAGATTTAGccatttttgatttgtgaaatcagaAAAAATGTTGAAACACAATGTATCGTAAAAACAGAACGTGATTTGCGTTGtaaaatatctggaagaatatttaattcCCCAATATTTGCGCGCCTAAATAAGGAAACCTACAACTATAATGATTTCTTATCTAAtgaattgtctatattttgtagaaatactattagcatgcgggtaatatgcaaactatgaatatatttggtaatatagttttcctatatggtataggaacgaaaatatccctttttaaaaaagttttgcAAGTTAGCAGGCCTTAGAACCGACGGGCCGTGACCCAAATACAGGACGGGTCGGTGAGCCCAAAAGATTACACCATTTCAAAGAAGTCTTCACTCAAAACCTTTTGAACGACCTCAGCTCAAAACCCTAGTGGCACATAGCATTCAACCGCCAACTGGTAATCTTCTTCCCACACAACCACTATTGCCATGGCGGGAGGGAAGATGAGGAGAGACAAGCCCCACCGTGGTGCATCAGCCGGCGGCTCAAATCCTCACTTCCAGGGAGGGATATCGTTCCACAAATCCAAGGGTCAGCACATTCTGAAAAATCCTCTATTGGTTGACTCTATTGTCCAAAAAGCCGGAATTAAATCTACGGATGTCATCCTCGAAATTGGTCCTGGTACCGGTAATCTTACTAAGAAGCTTCTAGAAGCCGGAAAGTCAGTTATTGCTGTTGAGCTTGATCCTCGTATGGTTCTCGAATTGCAACGAAGGTTTCAGGGTACTCCTTTATCTAACCGACTCAAGGTATCTTATTTTATTTCATCAGTTTTTTTCCTGTAAGATATTTATTGCTTAAAGGACCTTAAGTGTCAGTTGAAATAGCTCATAATTGAAAGAAAGGATGAATGACAATGGATTGGGTGTTGTTAAGGTATAGCATAACCATTATCCAATTTTTCCACCCACTAGTTGGACTGCTCCGTCCTTGCTGTATTGGCTTATACGTGTAATCAGGCCAATAACACTTTTAATGATTAAACTAAGAATAGAAAccaaaataaaaacacaaatttaaGTTAAAGTCATTTCATGTTCTCCCAAGATTTAGGTGATGCGGTTCTATCtgcattataaaatataaaagtaatTGCTAAGATTTCTTTTTAGTCGAGTAAATGTATAAAAGAGGATACTTATATGTACTGCGGGTGTAGTAGGGTAGAGggtataaattttttaaaatttagctACCCGTATATTTGAGGCTGACTAAATTTTTAATCATCAGCCTTAACTTTAACCCCAAATTGTTTTTAAAAATGAGATTCAAATTCCATCCGTACTTGGTGGCTTTGAGATATCACTTGTCTAGTTGCCTTATTATTTGAAAAAGAGATCAGTTGTCTAGTTAAATTCTGTTGGTTAACTGAATTTTGTGGAAGTTTTTGCGAAGCTATAATGTGTATATTGTTCTTATTTTCAATTAAATGCATGTCCCATCATATATGTGTACATTGGGGTGCCGAAGCTGTTCTGATCTTCTTATCTTCTGGCCTGCAGGTTATACAAGGGGATGTTCTCAAGTGTGATCTCCCTTACTTCGACATTTGTGTTGCTAACATCCCATATCAAATATCATCTCCTCTTACCTTCAAGTTATTGGCTCATAGACCTCTATTCAGAGCTGCAGTAATAATGTTCCAGAGAGAATTTGCTATGAGGCTTGTTGCTCAACCGGGTGATACTCTTTATTGCCGCCTTTCTGTGAACACCCAGCTGTTGGCTCGAGTATCGCACTTACTCAAGGTAGGAAAGAATAATTTCAGGCCACCACCGAAGGTTGATTCTTCTGTAGTTAGAATTGAACCTAGAAAACCACTTGCTCCTGTCAATTTTAAGGAGTGGGATGGTTTGGTCAGGATCTGTTTCAACCGGAAAAACAAAACTATAGGTTCTATTTTTAGACAAAAATCCGTACTCTCTTTACTGGAAAAAAACTATAGAACTTTGCAAGCATTACAACTCGCTGAGAATGTTCCTTCAGAGGATGTGGAAATGGCGTTGGATGTATCCGCCTTGGGAGAGACATTTGGAGACTTGAGTATGGATGCTGATGATGAGAAGGATGATGACGAGATGGAGGTGGATGATGGTGACGCTAAAAGATCTGAATTCAAAGAGAAAGTTTTGGCAGTGCTAAAGGAAGGCAAATATGAGGATAAGAGATCTTCCAAGCTCACACAAGCAGATTTCATGCACCTACTTTCTCTATTTAACAAGGCTGGCATACATTTTTCTTGATTGAAGGGGCAACCAGTTATATGAGCTTATTGTTTCTTTCCGGTCATGCATGTTTGTGCTCTTTCTCCTCATGGAGATTCAATTTTGTTTCCGTTATAATGTTCTAAAAGCTTGAAATTTGTAGATAATTTGGACTTATTGTTTTGCGATATGGTGGTTTTGAATGAAATTAGAAGATCCTCTCCTCTTTGCAATATGGACTTTCTCAAGATTTGCCTCTTGTTGCACCATTAAAGTCAATGTTGAACGCCTTTTCCTGTTCTGCGTTGTTGGTTAAGAACCATGCTACTGCCTCTATGGTTATAAACTGAAGTTCTCGGTTTTGTATTTACCGTCATCATAGTGACATACGTGAAGCAGAATTTACAATATAGTGTGCCATACCTAATGGTTAAGTAATTTTTTGTTCTGTTAGGAACTTCCAACCGAATAGATATAGCTTTCTCCAATGTTTTGATCTTAGATTGAAAAGGCTGATCtagtttgaattaatttttgtcTGACCAAATATTACTTGTCGAGTTTTGACGTATGAtgttagaaccagtatgaaattGCGAAAGCAGGGAGACCTAAGTGGATCCAGAGTTGGCCAAACAGAACAAACTCACCCCTTAAACAGATAGCTGCATTTTCCGAGGCAGATTAGAAATTGACGACAACCAAGATCTTATTCATGAGCTGAGAACAGTGGTTTTCTGCTGAACTTAACATTTCAGTGGCATAATGTCGCTTGGGTAGAATTTATGTACCGTACTGGGAGGATGGGAGGGTTCAAGAAGAAAATCAATTGATCACGCAGTTACTCGTACGCTACCTCAGTTTGACAGGTTCTGCTCTTATATATATAGTTTCACTGTTATTACATAGTTAGGATGAAATAAAGCAGTCTCCTAGCAAGGAGTACCAGCTTGAAGCAAAGATATTATTACATCAACTTCGTATAAATGATGTGATCCATACGGTGGAACTTCGGCAAAAGAATAGTAGCCAGCATATGTTATTACCATGAACTAGCAGGAATGATGTGTTATGACCAAAACATTTCTTTGAGCTTCTCCTCCTTTGCAATTATAAGGCATCAGTAAAGCGGCCTCTTGGTGTCACAAAGTGGAGTTTGTGAACTGAGATTGGTGTATATTATCCATTTTCACTATCGACTGGCAATGTTCCCGGAAAATTAAGGTTAGAGGTCATTCTTCATCCTTGTCTAATGATGTTGAAAGAAAGCTCAAAATGAAGTCATCAATATCCCCTTCAAGCACAGAATCAGGATCTGAAACCTCATAATTTGTCCGGAGATCTTTCACCATGCGATAAGGCTGCAAACATGATACAGAGCAGTTATGATGACTACATGAACCATAGATATGCAGGTAAAATGAAAGGTTAAACTGTACGAAAGCATACATGGAGCACATAAGAACGTATTTGGTTGCCCCAGCTAATCTCAGTGAGAGACTGGGTATGTTCTGCAGTCACTTGAGCCTGCCGTGCCATCTCAAGTTGGTCCAAGCGTGACTGAAGCACAG
Proteins encoded in this window:
- the LOC104249810 gene encoding ribosomal RNA small subunit methyltransferase — protein: MAGGKMRRDKPHRGASAGGSNPHFQGGISFHKSKGQHILKNPLLVDSIVQKAGIKSTDVILEIGPGTGNLTKKLLEAGKSVIAVELDPRMVLELQRRFQGTPLSNRLKVIQGDVLKCDLPYFDICVANIPYQISSPLTFKLLAHRPLFRAAVIMFQREFAMRLVAQPGDTLYCRLSVNTQLLARVSHLLKVGKNNFRPPPKVDSSVVRIEPRKPLAPVNFKEWDGLVRICFNRKNKTIGSIFRQKSVLSLLEKNYRTLQALQLAENVPSEDVEMALDVSALGETFGDLSMDADDEKDDDEMEVDDGDAKRSEFKEKVLAVLKEGKYEDKRSSKLTQADFMHLLSLFNKAGIHFS